The Manis javanica isolate MJ-LG chromosome 6, MJ_LKY, whole genome shotgun sequence genome contains a region encoding:
- the PRR15 gene encoding proline-rich protein 15, which yields MADSGDTGSSGPWWKSLANSRKKSKEASVGAQPPSQPALGEPAPPAPSSPDWTSSSQENQHPNLLGGSGDPHKPDKLCGEKSGNSRRSLKISRSGRFKEKRKVRATLLPEGARSPEEAGFPGDPHDDKQ from the coding sequence ATGGCCGACAGCGGCGACACGGGCAGCTCGGGCCCCTGGTGGAAATCGCTAGCCAACAGcaggaagaaaagcaaggaagCCTCGGTTGGAGcgcagcctccctcccagcctgccctgggGGAGCCCGCGCCGCCTGCGCCGTCCAGCCCGGACTGGACTAGCAGCTCCCAGGAGAATCAACACCCCAATCTCCTCGGGGGCTCTGGGGATCCCCACAAGCCAGACAAGCTGTGCGGGGAGAAATCCGGCAACAGCCGCCGCAGTTTGAAGATCTCGCGCTCCGGCCGTtttaaggaaaagaggaaagtgCGAGCCACTCTTCTCCCTGAGGGAGCCAGGTCCCCAGAGGAGGCGGGCTTCCCCGGTGACCCCCACGATGACAAGCAGTAG